From Lawsonia intracellularis PHE/MN1-00, the proteins below share one genomic window:
- the ychF gene encoding redox-regulated ATPase YchF encodes MSLQIGIVGLPNVGKSTLFNALTKAQNAQAANYPFCTIEPNKATVPVPDHRLEEIASIVSPQKVIQTTVDFIDIAGLVKGASKGEGLGNQFLAHIRECSVILQVVRCFDNENITHVEGNVDPIRDIETIETELLLADIQTVTQRIERLQKIAKNNKDAKVAVEEMNLLLLHLNSGNPASTFNEKKNEKLSSLWKELGLLTDKRIIYCANVDETNLIDGNNYLNSVKKIAEKNHTEMIVICAKIEEELQGLSDEEQAEILNSYHIKESGLIQIIQTGYNALGLISYFTAGEKEVRAWTIEKGWKAPQAAGVIHSDFERGFIRAEVMSISDFLQYKSETACRNAGVLRTEGKDYIVTDGDIIHFLFNV; translated from the coding sequence ATGTCTTTACAAATTGGTATTGTAGGTCTTCCTAATGTAGGAAAATCTACCTTATTTAATGCGTTAACAAAAGCACAAAATGCTCAAGCAGCAAACTATCCATTTTGTACTATTGAACCTAACAAAGCCACTGTACCTGTTCCTGATCACCGCCTTGAAGAAATAGCATCTATAGTTTCTCCTCAAAAGGTTATTCAAACAACTGTAGACTTTATTGATATAGCAGGGCTAGTAAAAGGTGCAAGTAAAGGTGAAGGACTTGGAAATCAATTTTTGGCCCATATACGTGAATGCTCTGTTATTCTTCAAGTCGTACGTTGTTTTGATAATGAAAACATAACACATGTTGAAGGAAATGTTGACCCCATCAGAGATATTGAAACCATTGAAACAGAACTCTTATTAGCAGATATACAAACTGTGACACAACGTATAGAGCGCCTTCAAAAAATAGCAAAAAATAATAAAGACGCTAAAGTGGCTGTTGAAGAAATGAATCTTCTTCTTCTTCACTTAAATAGTGGAAACCCTGCATCTACATTTAATGAGAAAAAAAATGAAAAATTAAGTTCATTATGGAAAGAGTTAGGCTTACTAACTGATAAACGTATTATATACTGTGCTAATGTAGATGAAACTAATTTAATTGACGGTAATAACTATCTAAATTCAGTAAAAAAAATTGCAGAAAAGAACCATACAGAGATGATTGTCATTTGTGCAAAAATAGAAGAAGAACTTCAAGGATTATCAGATGAAGAACAAGCTGAAATTCTTAATAGTTATCATATCAAAGAAAGTGGACTCATTCAAATTATTCAAACCGGCTACAATGCACTAGGTCTTATTAGTTATTTCACAGCAGGAGAAAAAGAAGTAAGAGCATGGACAATTGAAAAAGGTTGGAAAGCACCTCAGGCTGCAGGGGTTATTCATTCAGACTTTGAAAGAGGATTTATTCGTGCAGAAGTCATGAGTATTTCGGATTTTCTACAATACAAATCTGAAACAGCCTGTCGTAATGCTGGAGTGTTAAGAACAGAAGGTAAGGATTATATTGTTACTGATGGTGATATTATTCACTTTTTATTCAACGTCTAA
- a CDS encoding glycine zipper 2TM domain-containing protein → MQRCGLYIICLVLSIGMISCANFSASSFGGKQIRSAHIVEFGKVVSVKPVELEGNTPILGTITGGAVGGVLGSLIGGGSGRILSTVVGAGAGAVAGNIAERKITTQQGLEIEVKLDNGQIISIVQGADQSFSPGERVRVLRGSDGSARVSSI, encoded by the coding sequence ATGCAGCGTTGTGGTCTTTATATCATTTGTTTAGTGTTATCTATAGGTATGATAAGTTGTGCAAATTTTAGTGCTTCTTCTTTTGGAGGGAAGCAAATTCGTAGTGCACATATTGTTGAATTTGGAAAAGTCGTTTCTGTAAAACCTGTTGAACTAGAAGGAAATACACCAATTCTAGGTACTATTACTGGTGGAGCTGTTGGTGGTGTTCTTGGTAGTTTAATCGGTGGAGGATCAGGAAGAATATTATCAACTGTTGTTGGTGCTGGAGCAGGGGCTGTTGCTGGAAACATTGCTGAAAGAAAAATTACAACGCAACAAGGTCTCGAAATAGAAGTGAAACTTGATAATGGTCAAATTATTTCTATAGTTCAAGGTGCTGATCAATCTTTTAGTCCTGGCGAACGTGTTCGAGTACTACGTGGAAGTGATGGTTCGGCTCGAGTATCTTCAATATAG
- the lon gene encoding endopeptidase La, whose translation MTFDTNDDSIAKNSLAPYNQETEQQQEEGAMKINAGTEDDVQPQEIPSSIPILPLRDVVVFNYMIVPLFVGRERSIQAVESATTHGQHIFLCAQKDSQIENPTEEDLYSVGTVALILRLLKMPDGRLKALVQGISRARCLTIHNEDGYLTATVELLQEPQPTVKPTEQEALLRYAREQCEKILALRGIPTGEIMGVLSNVNEPGRLADLIAANLRLKTEEAQEILQCLEPIDRLHLVITHLTHEAEVATMQVKIQTSAREGMDKAQKDYFLREQLKAIRKELGDAIDADEEIEEVSSALNKAGLPAEVRKEVDKQLRRLSTMHADSAEAGVIRTYLDWIAELPWKKTSKDQLDIHKAKTILNEDHYGLVKIKDRILEYLSVRKLNPKSKGPILCFAGPPGVGKTSLGRSIAKSLGRKFQRISLGGMHDEAEIRGHRRTYIGAMPGRLIQAMKQAGTKNPVILLDEIDKLGNDFRGDPSSALLEALDPEQNHNFSDHYLNVPFDLSKVLFLCTANHLEHIPAALKDRLEIISLPGYTQQEKLAIARKYILPKQLKENGLKENELIISDTCLEKIIREYTREAGLRNMEREIGSLCRKVARKKAEGKKPPFRITTNQIEKFLGIPRFIDDDTEKTLPPGVALGLAWTPAGGEILYIEVSTVKGKGNLLLTGQLGDVMKESAQAALSYARSKASSLNISPDFAKSMDIHIHIPAGATPKDGPSAGVTLTTALISALTGKSVRGDLCMTGEITLRGRVLPVGGIKEKVLAGVARGLGHVIIPTKNTKDLEEIPQELKKKIKIHTVSHIDEVLPLAFSETIPVVTKKKQTKQPTS comes from the coding sequence ATGACTTTTGATACAAATGATGATAGTATTGCCAAAAATTCTCTTGCACCATACAATCAAGAAACAGAACAACAGCAAGAGGAGGGGGCGATGAAAATAAATGCTGGGACAGAAGATGATGTTCAGCCACAAGAAATTCCATCGAGTATCCCTATTTTGCCCCTAAGAGATGTTGTTGTATTTAACTATATGATTGTTCCTTTATTTGTGGGAAGAGAACGTTCTATTCAAGCTGTTGAATCTGCTACTACACATGGACAACATATTTTTCTCTGTGCCCAAAAAGATTCACAAATAGAAAATCCTACAGAAGAAGATCTCTATTCCGTAGGAACTGTTGCTCTTATTCTTCGTCTTCTTAAAATGCCTGATGGACGTCTAAAAGCTCTTGTACAAGGTATCTCTAGAGCTAGGTGTCTTACGATCCATAATGAAGATGGCTATCTTACAGCAACAGTTGAGTTACTCCAAGAACCTCAACCTACCGTAAAGCCAACAGAACAGGAAGCTCTTCTCCGTTATGCTCGTGAACAATGCGAAAAAATACTAGCATTAAGAGGTATTCCTACTGGCGAAATTATGGGAGTTCTTTCTAATGTGAATGAACCAGGAAGACTTGCAGATCTAATTGCAGCCAATCTTCGACTCAAAACAGAAGAAGCACAAGAAATACTTCAATGTCTTGAACCTATAGATCGACTTCACCTTGTCATTACACACCTTACCCATGAAGCTGAAGTTGCAACAATGCAAGTAAAAATCCAAACTTCTGCTCGTGAAGGTATGGATAAAGCTCAAAAAGACTACTTTCTAAGAGAGCAACTTAAAGCTATCCGTAAAGAACTAGGTGATGCTATTGATGCTGATGAAGAAATTGAAGAAGTTTCTAGTGCCTTAAACAAAGCTGGATTACCAGCAGAAGTACGTAAAGAAGTCGATAAACAGCTTCGTAGGCTTTCAACAATGCATGCCGATTCAGCAGAAGCTGGTGTAATTCGTACCTATCTTGATTGGATTGCTGAGCTTCCATGGAAAAAAACATCCAAAGACCAACTAGATATTCATAAAGCAAAAACAATCTTAAATGAAGATCACTATGGACTTGTAAAAATCAAAGATCGTATTCTTGAATATCTCAGTGTACGAAAACTTAATCCAAAGTCAAAAGGTCCTATTCTTTGTTTCGCAGGACCTCCTGGTGTAGGTAAAACGTCACTTGGACGCTCTATTGCTAAGTCACTTGGAAGAAAATTTCAAAGGATCTCTCTTGGTGGTATGCATGATGAAGCTGAAATTCGTGGCCATAGACGCACATATATTGGTGCAATGCCAGGAAGGCTTATTCAAGCTATGAAACAAGCAGGAACTAAAAATCCTGTTATTCTCTTGGATGAAATAGATAAACTAGGGAATGATTTTCGTGGAGATCCATCTTCTGCATTACTTGAAGCATTAGATCCAGAGCAAAACCATAACTTTAGTGATCACTACCTCAATGTACCATTTGATTTATCAAAAGTCCTTTTTTTATGCACAGCAAATCACTTAGAACATATTCCTGCAGCACTAAAGGATAGATTAGAAATCATATCATTACCTGGCTATACCCAACAGGAAAAACTTGCTATAGCTCGTAAGTATATTCTACCCAAACAATTAAAAGAAAATGGACTAAAAGAAAACGAGCTTATCATTTCTGACACCTGCCTTGAAAAAATTATTAGAGAATATACTCGTGAAGCAGGATTAAGAAATATGGAAAGAGAAATAGGTTCTCTATGCCGTAAGGTTGCAAGAAAAAAAGCTGAAGGGAAAAAACCACCATTCCGTATTACTACAAACCAAATTGAAAAATTTTTAGGAATACCAAGATTTATTGATGATGACACAGAAAAAACACTTCCACCAGGTGTTGCCTTAGGACTTGCCTGGACACCAGCAGGAGGAGAAATTTTATATATAGAAGTATCTACAGTAAAAGGAAAAGGAAACTTACTTCTTACAGGTCAACTTGGTGATGTTATGAAAGAAAGTGCTCAAGCAGCATTAAGTTATGCTCGTTCAAAAGCATCTAGTCTTAATATCTCACCAGATTTTGCTAAATCAATGGATATACATATACATATCCCTGCAGGTGCAACTCCAAAAGATGGCCCATCAGCTGGTGTAACATTAACAACAGCACTTATTTCTGCATTAACAGGTAAATCTGTCCGTGGAGATTTATGTATGACAGGTGAAATTACCCTCCGTGGTCGAGTCCTTCCTGTTGGAGGTATAAAAGAAAAAGTTCTTGCAGGTGTTGCAAGAGGTCTTGGACATGTTATTATACCTACTAAAAATACAAAAGATCTGGAAGAAATTCCTCAAGAATTAAAGAAAAAGATTAAAATACATACTGTAAGCCATATAGATGAAGTTCTTCCATTAGCTTTTAGCGAAACAATTCCTGTTGTTACTAAGAAAAAACAAACAAAACAACCAACATCATAA
- a CDS encoding JAB domain-containing protein has translation MPNDKPHHLGHRARLRKRLCNDPSEMAEYELLELFLGYVHLRKDTKPLAKKLLQQFGSIRGALDAFPGELETIPQFGEALSAFWKLIREIFARYAETPVREKIQLCTPKIVAEIAKARFTGCPHEEVWIATVDTQNRLISWERLSKGTIGSSPLYPRDTIEIVLKRKASGFILVHNHPGGSSNASSFDIEITRHLEHIAQSINLRLIDHIIVTEKNCYSIRNDGLL, from the coding sequence ATGCCAAATGACAAGCCTCATCACCTTGGTCATCGAGCTAGACTCAGAAAACGGTTATGTAATGACCCATCTGAGATGGCAGAATATGAACTTTTAGAATTATTTTTAGGATATGTACATTTACGCAAGGACACAAAGCCATTGGCTAAAAAATTATTACAACAATTTGGCTCAATAAGAGGTGCACTTGATGCATTCCCAGGTGAACTTGAAACTATTCCTCAATTCGGTGAAGCTCTAAGTGCATTTTGGAAACTTATACGTGAAATTTTTGCACGTTATGCTGAAACACCTGTGAGAGAAAAAATTCAATTATGTACACCTAAAATTGTAGCAGAAATAGCTAAAGCAAGATTTACAGGTTGTCCTCATGAAGAAGTATGGATTGCAACTGTTGATACACAAAACAGACTTATAAGCTGGGAAAGGTTAAGTAAAGGAACCATAGGGAGTTCACCTCTATATCCAAGAGATACAATAGAAATAGTCTTAAAAAGGAAAGCAAGTGGGTTTATATTAGTACATAATCATCCTGGGGGCTCTTCAAATGCATCAAGTTTTGATATAGAAATTACACGCCACTTAGAACATATTGCACAAAGTATAAACTTACGGTTAATTGATCATATTATTGTGACAGAAAAAAATTGTTACAGTATCCGAAATGATGGGTTACTGTAA
- the holA gene encoding DNA polymerase III subunit delta: MIHQGFIFCICPDSTILQQQLEELVTAQYVSNKWEKSVYWGDEELPKKFWDNLTLQNLFTNKQIVVLRNAHLLPVDIWKNISSIISKPNQYLWLIFCLEAPWEKRQPKLPAHIQKLPCFIFAQKQKWIWSSPGVDERNLKQFIKTQATSIGLTFEPHTLETLSNLLPTDAATIKSELLKIKLSHSDSLPISTQQLNVISHTANTFDIFIFLKQLESGNALQVWTSILHEQQKEEDPLFFILTMLQREAKTLWQLLMGETVTGYPNELSKKTQLAKYIGIKGITKMWDALYFAEVTVKSGEGSSIQALETLISTLLPLFTKAQETS, from the coding sequence ATGATTCATCAAGGATTCATATTCTGTATATGTCCAGATAGTACAATTCTTCAACAGCAATTAGAGGAACTAGTTACTGCTCAATATGTGTCAAATAAGTGGGAAAAATCTGTGTACTGGGGAGATGAAGAATTACCAAAAAAATTTTGGGACAACCTTACATTACAAAATCTTTTTACAAATAAACAAATAGTTGTCCTCCGAAACGCACACCTTCTTCCTGTTGATATATGGAAAAATATTTCATCAATTATTAGCAAACCAAACCAATATCTATGGCTTATATTTTGTTTAGAAGCTCCATGGGAAAAAAGACAACCTAAACTTCCTGCTCATATCCAAAAACTTCCATGTTTTATTTTTGCACAAAAACAAAAATGGATATGGAGCTCTCCTGGTGTTGATGAACGCAATTTAAAACAATTTATAAAAACACAAGCTACAAGCATAGGACTTACGTTTGAACCCCATACATTAGAAACACTTTCAAATCTTTTACCTACTGATGCTGCAACTATAAAGTCTGAACTTTTAAAAATTAAGCTATCTCATTCTGATAGCTTACCTATCTCTACTCAACAATTAAATGTAATCAGTCATACAGCAAATACATTTGATATTTTTATATTCTTAAAACAGCTTGAATCAGGTAATGCATTACAAGTATGGACATCTATCTTACATGAACAACAAAAAGAAGAAGATCCACTCTTTTTTATTCTTACTATGCTACAAAGAGAAGCCAAAACATTATGGCAACTACTTATGGGAGAAACTGTAACAGGTTATCCAAACGAATTATCTAAAAAAACACAACTTGCAAAATATATTGGAATAAAAGGAATAACAAAAATGTGGGATGCCCTTTATTTTGCTGAGGTTACAGTTAAATCAGGAGAAGGTTCTTCCATACAGGCACTTGAAACACTTATTTCTACACTGTTACCACTTTTTACCAAGGCTCAAGAAACATCATAG
- a CDS encoding LPS assembly lipoprotein LptE: MYNKKITTTFYCIPLWFYISIFLTGCGYTWQGQEGYLSKRTILGDGTKTLCMNNIEQSTLYPWLPYMIRTQVRNDINARKLAIWVDSGPSDFTLTVRINSFQIRSAGEYKQHNLLFTATVNMELIIFDGKTNTEIWSSGPVIYSENYEHANEEQAIQEVIFMTTRRAIDQIQQPF, translated from the coding sequence ATGTATAACAAAAAAATTACAACTACTTTTTATTGTATCCCCTTATGGTTTTATATATCAATATTTTTAACTGGTTGTGGGTACACTTGGCAAGGGCAAGAAGGATACCTTTCTAAACGCACTATTCTTGGTGATGGAACAAAAACTCTTTGTATGAACAATATCGAACAATCGACACTCTACCCATGGCTTCCTTATATGATACGAACACAAGTTCGTAATGATATTAATGCACGAAAGCTTGCTATTTGGGTTGACTCTGGACCTTCAGACTTCACTCTTACTGTACGTATAAACTCATTTCAAATAAGAAGTGCTGGAGAATATAAACAACATAACTTACTATTTACAGCAACTGTCAATATGGAGCTCATTATTTTTGACGGAAAAACTAATACAGAAATTTGGAGTTCAGGACCTGTAATTTATAGTGAAAACTATGAACATGCTAATGAAGAACAAGCTATTCAAGAAGTCATATTCATGACAACACGAAGAGCAATAGATCAAATTCAACAACCTTTTTAA
- the leuS gene encoding leucine--tRNA ligase: MIMHSNYDPNIIEKKWQRYWEEQHAYACDIDPNKKKYYVLEMWPYPSGNIHMGHVRNYSIGDVIARIKRMQGYNVLHPMGWDAFGLPAELAAIKHHTQPADWTYTNINEMRAQLKRLGYSYDWQREIATCDPDYYQWEQLFFVDCFEKGLVYRKKAPQNWCPSCNTVLANEQVIEGSCWRCDTSIIQKELTQWFLKITDYAEELLDDLTTLKYSWPDRVITMQENWLGKSTGVEISFPIESSQDFITIFTTRPDTIFGATAIILAPEHPILETLLNDTPQKEKLYNVIEKMRNMDRLERQSNLLTKEGIFIDRYCINPCSGDKIPIWIGNFVLADYGTGAIMAVPAHDQRDFDFCKKYNLPISIVIQPDELQINEHTIVEPWTGLGTLIHSGQFTGLTNKEAKEKITQYLEKIGKATRVVSWRLRDWNISRQRYWGTPIPIIYCKNCGVVSVPKNELPVILPTNITINEDGSSPLPQESSFIDCMCPQCGGIAKRETDTMDTFVDSSWYFARFVDPKNTKQPFDTSIAKYWLNVDQYIGGVEHAILHLLYSRFFTKLLRDLGYLPSNINEPFAKLLTQGMVIKDGSKMSKSKGNIVDPNQMINIYGADTIRLFCLFAAPPERDFDWSDSGIEGSYRFLHRVWRLFIDVQPHIHTTHAGNSTVIETTTALTKDVKRKEHITIKKVSEDIENKYQFNTAIASIMEFVNTLYLSKNELILTVEGKNILSSAIATVLTLLSPMTPHICEELWSYLGHSTSISLEPWPKWDPQALLKDVVTIVVQINGKVRNKFEVPMDLSKEELEHIIFNDTKITQYLEGKTIQKHIIIPNKIINIVTT, encoded by the coding sequence ATGATAATGCATTCTAATTATGATCCTAACATTATTGAAAAGAAATGGCAGCGTTACTGGGAAGAACAACACGCCTATGCTTGTGACATAGATCCTAATAAAAAAAAATATTATGTACTTGAAATGTGGCCTTACCCTTCTGGAAACATTCATATGGGACATGTCAGAAATTATTCTATAGGTGATGTTATTGCCCGTATTAAAAGAATGCAAGGATATAATGTCCTTCACCCTATGGGATGGGATGCTTTTGGTCTTCCAGCAGAACTTGCTGCAATAAAACATCATACACAACCTGCAGATTGGACGTATACAAATATTAATGAAATGCGTGCCCAACTGAAAAGATTAGGGTATTCATATGACTGGCAAAGAGAAATAGCAACATGTGATCCTGACTATTATCAATGGGAACAACTTTTTTTTGTTGACTGCTTTGAAAAAGGACTAGTTTATCGAAAAAAAGCTCCTCAGAACTGGTGTCCATCTTGCAATACTGTACTAGCAAATGAACAAGTTATTGAAGGAAGTTGCTGGAGATGTGATACATCTATTATTCAAAAAGAACTAACACAATGGTTTTTAAAAATTACAGATTATGCTGAAGAGCTATTAGATGATCTTACAACTCTTAAATATTCCTGGCCAGATCGTGTTATAACTATGCAAGAAAATTGGCTTGGGAAATCCACAGGTGTAGAAATTTCTTTTCCTATTGAATCCTCTCAAGACTTCATTACTATTTTCACAACACGACCTGATACAATTTTTGGAGCAACAGCTATTATTCTTGCTCCAGAACATCCTATATTAGAAACCTTACTTAATGATACTCCGCAAAAAGAAAAACTATATAATGTTATCGAAAAAATGAGAAATATGGATAGATTAGAACGTCAATCTAATCTACTCACAAAAGAAGGTATTTTTATTGATCGTTATTGTATCAATCCTTGTTCTGGAGATAAAATACCCATCTGGATTGGTAATTTTGTATTAGCAGACTATGGTACAGGAGCTATTATGGCTGTACCAGCCCATGATCAACGTGATTTTGATTTTTGTAAAAAATATAATCTACCCATTTCTATTGTTATACAGCCAGATGAACTTCAAATAAATGAACATACAATAGTTGAACCATGGACTGGTTTAGGAACGCTTATACATTCAGGGCAATTTACAGGTCTTACTAACAAAGAAGCAAAAGAAAAAATTACTCAATATCTTGAAAAGATAGGTAAAGCAACAAGGGTTGTTTCTTGGAGATTACGAGATTGGAATATCTCTCGACAACGTTATTGGGGAACACCTATCCCTATTATATACTGTAAAAACTGTGGTGTTGTTTCTGTTCCTAAAAACGAATTACCTGTTATCCTTCCCACTAATATTACCATTAATGAAGATGGAAGCTCCCCATTACCTCAAGAGTCAAGCTTCATAGATTGTATGTGCCCTCAATGTGGTGGAATTGCCAAAAGAGAAACAGACACTATGGATACGTTTGTTGATTCATCATGGTACTTTGCTCGTTTTGTAGATCCTAAAAATACAAAACAACCATTTGATACATCAATAGCAAAATATTGGCTCAATGTAGACCAATATATTGGTGGCGTTGAACATGCTATTCTTCATCTACTATATTCTCGTTTTTTCACAAAACTTCTTAGAGATTTAGGTTACTTACCCTCCAATATAAATGAACCATTTGCAAAATTACTTACTCAAGGAATGGTTATAAAAGATGGTTCTAAGATGTCAAAATCTAAAGGGAATATAGTTGATCCAAATCAAATGATAAATATATATGGCGCTGATACTATACGTCTTTTTTGTTTATTTGCTGCCCCTCCTGAAAGAGACTTTGACTGGAGTGACTCAGGGATTGAAGGTTCTTATAGATTTCTGCATAGAGTTTGGAGACTTTTTATTGATGTACAACCACACATACATACAACACATGCTGGTAACTCAACAGTTATAGAAACAACTACTGCCCTTACAAAAGATGTAAAAAGAAAAGAACATATAACCATAAAAAAAGTTAGTGAAGATATAGAAAACAAATACCAATTTAATACAGCTATTGCTTCAATAATGGAGTTTGTAAATACGCTTTATCTCTCAAAAAATGAACTTATTCTTACAGTTGAAGGGAAAAATATACTTTCATCTGCTATAGCAACTGTGCTTACTTTATTATCACCAATGACTCCTCATATTTGTGAAGAATTATGGAGTTATTTAGGGCACTCAACGTCTATTAGTTTAGAACCTTGGCCAAAATGGGATCCCCAGGCCCTTTTAAAAGATGTTGTAACAATAGTTGTTCAAATAAATGGGAAAGTTCGAAATAAATTTGAAGTACCAATGGATCTCTCCAAAGAAGAATTAGAACACATTATTTTTAATGATACAAAGATTACTCAATACCTTGAAGGAAAAACGATTCAAAAACATATTATTATTCCAAACAAAATCATAAATATAGTTACAACATAA
- the nusB gene encoding transcription antitermination factor NusB: protein MPANKKHSRRIDRTKAFQVLYSLHFTQINTIETLKEIFLNLPNPLEERNTGIITELDTQISFSWQLVEGVWRNVTRLDKIISQFSQNWRVDRLGKIELTLLRIATFEMYYCPDVPPKVSLNEALELATCFGDEKARKFINGILDAIIKAIETEKINYIDKN from the coding sequence ATGCCTGCTAATAAAAAACATTCTAGACGAATAGACCGAACTAAAGCTTTTCAAGTTCTTTATAGTCTCCATTTTACTCAAATAAATACAATTGAAACCCTCAAAGAAATCTTTCTTAATCTACCTAACCCATTAGAAGAAAGAAATACTGGTATAATAACTGAATTAGATACACAAATAAGTTTTTCTTGGCAACTTGTTGAGGGAGTCTGGCGTAATGTAACTAGACTTGACAAAATAATAAGTCAATTTTCTCAAAATTGGCGAGTCGATCGATTAGGTAAGATAGAATTAACATTACTACGTATTGCTACATTTGAAATGTATTATTGTCCAGACGTTCCTCCTAAAGTATCTCTTAACGAAGCATTAGAACTAGCTACTTGTTTTGGAGACGAAAAAGCTAGAAAGTTTATAAATGGTATTTTAGACGCTATAATAAAAGCTATTGAAACAGAAAAAATCAACTATATAGATAAAAATTAA
- the ribE gene encoding 6,7-dimethyl-8-ribityllumazine synthase: MGQLNVIEGHYDASGLRFAILASRFNDFVVDRLISGSIDCILRHGGTKENITIVRVAGAMELPLVCKKLSLTSKFDGIIILGAIIRGSTPHFDYVASEATKGVVNVSLQTDVPIGFGVLTTDTIEQAIERAGSKAGNKGSDATLAVLESIRVIQKIS; this comes from the coding sequence ATGGGACAACTAAATGTAATAGAAGGACATTATGATGCTTCAGGACTTCGGTTTGCTATTCTTGCAAGTAGATTTAATGACTTTGTTGTTGATCGTCTTATTTCTGGATCTATTGATTGTATTCTACGCCATGGAGGAACAAAAGAAAATATTACAATTGTTCGTGTCGCAGGAGCAATGGAACTACCTCTTGTATGTAAAAAACTTTCATTAACATCAAAATTTGATGGTATCATTATTTTAGGTGCCATTATACGTGGTTCAACACCTCATTTTGACTATGTTGCTAGTGAAGCTACTAAAGGTGTAGTCAATGTTTCACTCCAAACAGACGTCCCTATAGGTTTTGGTGTTCTTACTACAGATACTATTGAACAAGCTATTGAACGTGCTGGCTCAAAAGCTGGGAATAAAGGATCAGATGCTACATTAGCTGTCCTTGAAAGTATCCGTGTGATCCAAAAAATTTCATAG